One part of the Sander vitreus isolate 19-12246 chromosome 10, sanVit1, whole genome shotgun sequence genome encodes these proteins:
- the f9a gene encoding coagulation factor IXa, with protein MALVSLSVFCLLLLDFQLCYGAPASGPVFLSSQAADSILQRHKRYNTGVFEELLQGNLERECMEEVCNLEEAREIFEDYKKTMDFWEGYEDGNQCKSSPCLNHGSCKDHIGYYTCECPSGFTGNNCEIVMEKRCDVNNGHCMHFCESRGTMGAKCSCARGYRLMHDGVKCEPEVEFPCGRTALTEVSAESRRSLFGSGNASLWNTISHNITTIASPSSTPTRTSVPFPATNDSVENQSRKKLPLWVYRDTEVPTEVPIEEQLRPFKRIVGGEVVIPGEIPWQVALVARPSGEIFCGGSIVSEQWVITAAHCLVEAKGAFFVRVGEHNIYINEGTEKDYDVSKQHVHPLYNSSVCLYNHDIALLYLKSPITFSTTVRPICIGPKAFIEALVKESSPATVSGWGRTRFHGFTANTLQKVEVPFTDQTVCRQSSSARISKVMFCAGYYNEAKDACQGDSGGPHTNSIHDTWFLTGIVSWGEECAKQGKYGVYTRISLYYRWINHVMGLTKQMLAFDVEDPDPEI; from the exons ATGGCACTAGTTTCTTTGTCTGTCTTCTGTTTGCTGCTTTTGGACTTTCAACTGTGCTATGGAG CTCCAGCCTCAGGCCCAGTGTTCCTGTCCAGTCAGGCAGCCGACAGCATTCTGCAGAGACACAAACGCTACAACACTGGTGTGTTTGAGGAGCTGCTGCAAGGCAACTTGGAGAGAGAGTGTATGGAGGAAGTATGTAACCTGGAAGAGGCCAGGGAGATCTTTGAGGACTATAAAAAGACA ATGGATTTCTGGGAGGGATATGAAG ATGGCAATCAGTGTAAATCAAGCCCATGTCTGAACCATGGGTCATGCAAAGACCACATTGGCTACTACACCTGCGAATGTCCGTCTGGCTTCACTGGCAACAACTGTGAGATTG TTATGGAAAAAAGGTGTGATGTAAATAACGGACACTGTATGCACTTCTGTGAATCAAGGGGAACCATGGGAGCAAAATGTTCCTGTGCAAGGGGATACAGACTGATGCATGACGGAGTTAAATGTGAACCAGAAG TTGAATTTCCATGTGGCAGAACTGCCCTGACAGAGGTTAGTGCAGAATCCAGAAGGTCTCTGTTCGGCAGTGGAAATGCAAGCCTGTGGAACACCATTTCACACAACATCACCACTATTGCATCCCCTTCCTCAACTCCAACCCGAACCTCGGTGCCTTTTCCTGCCACAAATGACTCTGTAGAAAACCAGTCACGAAAGAAATTGCCCCTGTGGGTGTACCGTGACACTGAG GTCCCCACTGAGGTCCCCATTGAGGAGCAACTTAGGCCTTTTAAACGCATCGTAGGTGGTGAGGTGGTAATCCCAGGAGAGATCCCATGGCAG GTAGCCTTGGTAGCGCGTCCCAGTGGTGAGATATTCTGTGGGGGCTCCATTGTCAGCGAACAGTGGGTTATCACTGCTGCTCATTGCCTGGTGGAGGCAAAAGGCGCCTTCTTCGTCAGAGTAG GGGAGCACAACATCTACATCAACGAGGGCACAGAGAAGGATTATGACGTGTCGAAGCAGCATGTGCACCCTCTCTACAACAGCAGTGTATGCTTGTACAACCATGACATCGCCCTGCTGTACCTCAAAAGTCCCATCACCTTCTCCACAACTGTCCGACCCATCTGCATCGGGCCCAAGGCTTTTATTGAGGCCCTAGTGAAGGAGTCTTCCCCAGCCACGGTTAGTGGCTGGGGGCGAACACGCTTCCATGGGTTCACGGCTAACACTTTGCAGAAAGTTGAGGTTCCCTTTACAGATCAGACAGTGTGTAGGCAGAGCAGCAGTGCCAGGATCAGTAAAGTCATGTTTTGCGCAGGGTACTATAATGAGGCCAAAGATGCCTGTCAGGGGGACAGTGGAGGTCCCCACACAAACAGTATTCATGACACATGGTTCCTTACGGGCATTGTGAGCTGGGGGGAAGAATGTGCAAAGCAGGGGAAATATGGTGTGTACACCCGAATATCCCTTTATTACCGCTGGATAAACCATGTTATGGGATTAACTAAACAAATGCTAGCATTTGATGTGGAAGATCCTGACCCTGAAATTTAA